One Bombina bombina isolate aBomBom1 chromosome 5, aBomBom1.pri, whole genome shotgun sequence DNA segment encodes these proteins:
- the LOC128659848 gene encoding gastrula zinc finger protein XlCGF26.1-like yields MSSYVLDKHVNSSYLSFTTGSIRMIPQTPIALDSNDYSQTLGISQQIFKEDGELAGTGKQSLCTESNLVIKQEDNIYALSSEIIVPEDKPHTFTEFLKHIKEGKSLQSSQMIHTKERPFKSTECEKRFRWKSNLLEHQNIHTGEKPHTCTECGKCFTQMDHLKTHKKIHTGEKPFTCTECGKRFAKKSNLKSHERIHTGEKPFTCTECGKSFTQINSLKSHERIHTGEKPFTCTECGKSFTQINSLKSHERIHTGEKPFTCTECGKSFTEMRNLKSHERIHTGEKPFTCTECGNSFTQKSDLKSHERIHTGEKPFTCTECGKSFTRINNLKNHIKIHTGEKPFNCTECGKSFTEKSSLKSHERIHTGEKPFTCTECGKGFTEKSDLKKHERIHTGEKPFTCTECGKSFTQIISLKTHERSHTGENLFNCTECGKCFTQMYHLKNHERSHTGEKPFTCTECGKTFTRMDHLKTHIRIHTGEKLFTCIECGKHFTIKSHLKTHERIHTGEKPFTCTDCGKSFTRMDLLKTHIRIHTGEKPFTCTECGICFTVKSSLKTHESIHTGEKPFTCTECGICFTIKSSLKRHESIHKGRNLSHV; encoded by the exons atgagctcatatgtgttag acaaacacgtcaatagttcatatctatccttcactacaggaagcatcagaatgataccgcaaactccaatagCCTTAGACagcaatgactattcacaaacattggggatatcacagcagatatttaaagaagatggtgaattggcaggaactgggaagcaatcattatgtacagagagtaatttagtcatcaaacaagaggacaacatttatgccttatctagtgaaattattgtcccagaggataaaccacacacatttactgagtttttaaaacatattaaagaagggaaaagtctacagtctagccaaatgattcatacaaaggaaagacctttcaaatctacagaatgtgagaaacgCTTTAGATGGAAGTCTAATCTACTAGAACACCAAAatattcacacaggtgagaaaccacacacatgtactgagtgcggcaaatgttttacacaaatggatcatctaaaaactcataaaaagattcacacaggagaaaagccgttcacatgtacagagtgtggaaaacgttttgcaaaaaagagtaatctgaaaagtcatgaaaggattcacacaggagaaaagccgttcacatgtacagagtgtggaaaaagttttacacaaataaatagtctgaaaagtcatgaaaggattcacacaggagaaaagcctttcacatgtacagagtgtggaaaaagttttacacaaataaatagtctgaaaagtcatgaaaggattcacacaggagaaaagccgttcacttgtacagagtgtggtaaaagttttacagaaatgagaaatctgaaaagtcatgaaaggattcacacaggagaaaagcctttcacatgtacagagtgtggaaacagttttacacaaaaaagtgatctgaaaagtcatgaaaggattcacacaggagaaaagcctttcacatgtacagagtgtggaaaaagttttacacgaataaataatctaaaaaatcatataaagattcacacaggagaaaagccgttcaattgtacagagtgtggaaaaagttttacagaaaagagtagtctgaaaagtcatgaaaggattcacacaggagaaaagccgttcacatgtacagagtgtggaaaaggttttacagaaaagagtgatctgaaaaagcatgaaaggattcacacaggggaaaagcctttcacatgtacagagtgtggaaaaagttttacacaaataattagtctgaaaactcatgaaaggagtcacacaggggaaaatttGTTCaattgtacagagtgtggaaaatgttttacacaaatgtatcatctgaaaaatcatgaaaggagtcacacaggggaaaagccgttcacatgtacagagtgtggaaaaacttttacacgaatggatcatctgaaaactcatataaggattcacacaggggaaaagctgttcacatgtatagagtgtggaaaacattttacaataaagagtcatttgaaaactcatgaaaggattcacacaggagaaaagcctttcacgtgtacggactgtggaaaaagttttacacgaatggatctTCTGAAAACTCAtataaggattcacacaggagaaaagcctttcacatgtacagagtgtggaatatgttttacagtaaagagtagtctgaaaactcatgaaagtattcacacaggagaaaagcctttcacatgtacagagtgtggaatatGTTTTACTATAAAGAGTAGTCTGAAACGTCATGAAagtattcacaagggaagaaacctttcacatgtttag